Proteins encoded by one window of Cylindrospermum stagnale PCC 7417:
- a CDS encoding cadmium resistance transporter, which translates to MSELITAITTGITAFSATNIDDIVILTLLYSQINQTFRSRHIFAGQYLGFGLLVIASLPGFFGGLIVPQSWIRLLGLMPIIIGFSSLLKHEEDSLQELSVESDPSYPSAIASILSPQTCNVAAIAFANGSDNISIYVPLFANTELENLLVIIGVFFTLVGVWCYAAYKITKLPTIAQVLTDYGNTFVPFILIGLGVFIIMENVMFTVLAVAASYLFSVILGMKNQLALNSKAN; encoded by the coding sequence ATGAGCGAGTTAATAACTGCAATTACCACTGGAATAACGGCTTTTAGTGCCACTAATATCGATGATATTGTTATTTTGACTTTACTTTATTCACAAATAAATCAAACCTTCCGCTCTCGTCATATCTTCGCAGGTCAGTATTTAGGGTTTGGTTTATTAGTAATTGCCAGTCTTCCTGGTTTCTTTGGTGGACTAATTGTTCCGCAGTCTTGGATTCGACTACTAGGCTTGATGCCAATCATTATTGGTTTCAGCAGTTTACTCAAACATGAAGAAGATTCATTACAGGAATTGTCAGTCGAAAGCGACCCATCTTACCCCTCTGCAATTGCCAGCATTCTTTCTCCCCAGACATGCAATGTAGCAGCTATTGCCTTTGCTAATGGCAGCGACAATATTAGTATATATGTGCCGTTATTTGCCAATACGGAATTAGAGAATTTATTAGTGATTATCGGTGTATTCTTTACGCTTGTAGGAGTGTGGTGCTATGCCGCTTATAAAATAACTAAGCTACCCACTATCGCGCAAGTCTTAACTGACTACGGCAATACTTTTGTTCCTTTCATTTTGATTGGATTGGGCGTATTTATAATTATGGAAAATGTTATGTTCACTGTTTTAGCTGTCGCAGCTAGTTATTTATTCTCAGTTATCTTAGGTATGAAGAATCAGCTAGCACTGAATAGTAAAGCTAATTAA
- a CDS encoding cadmium resistance transporter translates to MNWLISTSVIGISAAFATTFDDNLYLTAFFGKVNRTFRPKHIVLGEFLGFTALVCASLPGFFGGQILPEAWIGLLGFLPITIGISHLVKREVEEEAVQAVSINLPSHGKTQHHNKSLWGTLRDPQTYRVSAVTIANGGNNIGIYVPLFASSNLPSLGVILSVCYATIGLWCFLSYNMTRNPLMAPLLARYGRKICPVVLIYLGFSILIKSGSFQLLPGLSNAF, encoded by the coding sequence ATGAATTGGTTAATTAGTACATCAGTTATTGGCATTTCCGCTGCTTTTGCCACCACCTTTGACGACAATTTATACTTGACCGCCTTTTTCGGAAAAGTTAATCGCACCTTTCGTCCCAAGCATATTGTTCTTGGTGAATTTCTGGGATTCACGGCATTAGTGTGTGCTAGTCTCCCTGGTTTCTTCGGCGGACAAATCCTTCCAGAAGCCTGGATTGGATTACTAGGCTTTCTTCCAATCACTATTGGTATCAGTCATCTAGTGAAACGGGAAGTGGAAGAAGAGGCAGTACAAGCTGTATCAATTAACTTACCCTCTCATGGCAAAACTCAGCATCACAATAAATCACTCTGGGGCACTCTACGTGATCCTCAAACCTACCGCGTTTCCGCAGTGACGATTGCCAATGGAGGAAACAACATTGGGATTTACGTGCCGTTGTTTGCCAGTAGCAATCTCCCAAGTTTGGGTGTAATTTTGTCTGTTTGCTACGCGACTATTGGGTTATGGTGCTTCCTCTCTTACAACATGACGCGCAATCCTCTTATGGCTCCCCTTCTAGCTCGCTATGGTCGAAAAATCTGCCCGGTTGTGTTGATTTACTTAGGATTTTCCATCCTGATTAAAAGTGGAAGTTTTCAACTTTTACCCGGTTTGAGCAATGCTTTTTAA